The nucleotide sequence CCAATATTGATGTCTACTCTTGGGTTCTTGGAAATGCGTTTAGTGCGTATCTGAGTGAGTCTTGATTCGTTACCATTTCTCCAAGGTTAGTGAGTtcagttatcagctccttgagtTTTGCATGCAGTTGAactaccttttctccttttactATACGGAGGTTGGTTAGTTGATTTCAAAGCATGCCTCGTCTTGCTAGTTTAACCTCTGAGGTGCCGTTATGAAGcttaggaacttctcccagagttttTTGGCGGAGTTGTAGGCGCTGATCCAATTATCTTTTTGGGGCGGAAGCTTAGCAAATGGAACTCTACATTGCGGTTGGCCACAAAGTTAGTTTGTTGTTTCTTGTTCCATTGatgctcttccttttcttctccattctcattcCTGAGTacttcaaaattatatttaatagtTAAAAGTATATCGAAatcggttttgaaaaataccacAATTCGATGCTTCCAAAGTGTGAACTTACCCTCGAACTTTGGCGGATGGATGCTTGATCCAACCATCTTCCTTGTTGCTTTAGTTGACAATTAGTTCTTTTAAGGCGGTTAGACTCTAATATCACTTGTTGAATCAGGTAGACCaactagaggggatgaataacctgcaaaaataaatttatgatttcTCTTGCTTCTAGCTTAGCAAGGATACACATTAGTTAATGAAAAAGAAATGACATAAAAAGAAAGTAAGAGACtcagtagttttacttggttacaacctgggtggttgttaatccaaagtaaTTGAAAGCACGCTAATAAACTCCTTCAACAATGTCGGAGGCGGATAAGCCCCTTACAGTGTTGATCGTACAGatagctaaaactaaaactagaaatgaatacagagtgTAATATTTGAACTAAGAGGACAAGGTCTCTATTTATAGCATTTTGGTTGAAACGTTCGTTTGCTAACATGGCCCAATGGAGGCACCTGAGTTCCATCGGAGGTGCCTACTCTTATCCTCGTTGCAACGGTGCTCTGGTTGATCTAGCGGATTAGAGGCGCCTAGGTTCATCAGAGGTGTCCGTTGCTTATCTCCTTGATAATGGCTCCATCCCAATCGAGGCACCTCGAGTAACTGGAGGTCCTTTCAGCAGCAATAGCTCTGTTgggcatccgaggcgcctcaagtctTCAAACACTAGGGCGCCTCTAGACAATGGAGGTGCCTTTGATGGTTAACTTCCAAGTTGACCATCCACTTTTTCGCgtgcttgggtgattctccggtCGTTCGGAGTTAAGCTCACCCGAGCTCAACTCCGACCTTTTTCTTGAGTAGGCTTCGTCCCAGCTTCTCATTCCTCAGATGCGTCGCACGTGTCCTTTTCACTCCACCGGTATAAGCTTCCGCAGTTCCTCGTTCCTCGGATACACCGAGCATATCGACTCACTCCTGTGACATCTCTCTCATTCTTTATGTCTTCTGTTcaactttttgtgttcctaagttcctgcacacttagacacaaggcatcaaaacgCACATGACCTAATTTAACTCGGCTGATCGacatcaaaactaacccgggGTACTTACACTATCTGTTTCTTTATACATGCATATTatatttaactctattttgcaagattataattattattatactgTGCCAACTTTGTTTTTCGAAAAACGAAGTTTGGCATGATCCAAACCAAGTATATCAGTCGACCAATCCCATGAGaccaaatcagattcaaattAAGCTAAAGAAGGAAATATTAGTTGGACCAATAGTATGATTAGTCAACCGATCATATTTGGTAACTAGAGATCAAATAAGATTGAATCACATGAggaaggtgttggtgcaatattccctaggtcaaggttgacctggttgaccgagTTTGatttgggtcaagctcgagtcttgatgtttgggtttcgatgtttgacaatacatggagacagtacatggagattgcagatgcaattattcatgtggggagattgttgtcaagtaggtcaaggttgactggatatttgacgtgaaagtcctggtgagtgaagccaggcggatgaaaaatcctagtgagtgaagctaggtgaaagtcctggtgagtgaagccaggcagatggaaaatcctagtgagtgaagatatgtgaaagtcctggtaaatgaagccaggcagaaggaaaatcctggtgagtgaagccaggtgaaagacctagtgagtgaagataggcagaaggaaaatcctggtgagtgaagtcgggtgaaagacctagtgagtgaagctaggcagtgtggaagttctggtgagtgaagtcagacacggaaaatccagatggatcaaggctgattggacatctagtgttgggaagtccaagtaggtaaagggattgatcggatacttggcacgaggaaatccagatgggtcaaggttgaccagacatctggtggaagtccaagtgggtcatggaggactggacacttggcacaaggagaaaaagtccaagtgggtcaaagggattgaccagatacttggtgagggagttctagcaggtcaagggtgaccagacgctaggcatgatatatcaacaggtcatggttgaccgtatgttggtttgagggacgtttggacttgatttggcaagtctcacatgggctggatcgattaaccgatcgattggctcatgcccaatcgatcggttgatcgattgggtgagccCCGCGGAAGGaaatcctcccaatcgatcagtggatcgattgggggaaaTCGCCGTTCGCACAGaacgtctcccaatcgatcggccgatcgattgggagcctccaatcgatcagccaatcgattgggagcgacgattctgcgcgataagccctggattgatcagtcgatcgatccaggcaattcctagagagtacagaggcgctctggatcgatcggccaaacgatccaaagcctccccaaccgattgggagcaatccaatcgattgagattcgaccgttgacGCAGATattagccgttggcgagcgtttcttcGGCACTTCTTCCTCGACTTTCTTCCACGCGACCACAGGCGATTTCTCCACAGCTTTCTTCTCCactctcacgccagttcttgaaggatcttggaggcacgtccaagtcaagaggcgagttacaataagaagaagaagttagggttagggtttcttgtgtaaatcttgtaagcctttctcttgtatttgtttctctttatttcttgttgtattgagagtgttgtagggcttctccgccttcggtagttaccgaaaaggagtgttttcatagtggagggtgcgtgagtgtgtggatccttggactagtcacctcttcttgaggtggatactaagtaaatctacAAGTTAGCGTTGtagtgttttgtttcttgtatattccgctgcacatcatctcaAGAAGCACGCAACGACAATCacaagatcgcgccgagctattcacccccctctagctacatttttggTCCCAACAGAAGGAAATAACAGAGTTCAGTCAACCAAACATGTGATCGATCGACCAAATATATTTGGTAAGAAAAGACCAGATCAGATCAAATCGAATTGAGAAACAAAAGGAAGTTCTCGGTGTTCAATCAACCGAACATGTATTCAATCAACCAATCTAGGATGATTTCGCGGAAGGTACGATCTGGACAATTTGTGATCCTTGATGTGAAGCTAGGAAAATTATGAAGGTTGGTCGATCAAAGGATCAGTTGACGGAATAAAAAAAGTTATAAAAGAAGCCTTAAGGTCTGAGATTGATTATCAATTCTTTCAATGAATCACTCGCTTATGCTCTACTCTATTCTATATGTGCAAGTGATGATACGCCAAAGCTCTCCGACAACCTACGCCAAGTTCTATTTAtttgttgttggtaactttttATTATTTACGTGCATTTATTACTACTAAAGGGATAGTAGTATGTTATTATCACTTTCATCTCTGTACGCTCTCCTCCTTCTGGGAAAGCTTTTCGGAAAGGAGATTTTAGTGATTGCCTATTCGAAACGGTCTAAGGGATCGTGAGTCAGTTCTTATTGTTTTGTTTTACTTTTCGCTGCCTATCTttattttcacaaaaaaaaaaaaaaggagaaaagattTTCTGACTAgcgatattcaaccccccttctttCGTTCTTTTCGGTTCTGCACCATGTTCAGAAgttctctccttttttttcaaACTATTTTATCAATTATCTATGATTGAAAAGAAAAGGTAATTAATTATTTTGCTCATTACTTTAGCATCTATATTAAAAGTCTTCTTTTTTGTTCATGTCAGGGTGGTGCAAATGCTGGGCATACCATTTACAACGCTGAGGGTAAAAAATTTGTATTCCAACTTGTTCCTTCAGGAATTTTGAATGAGGAGACTCTGTGTGTAATTGGTAATGGAGTTGTTGTGCATCTTCCTGGATTATTTAAAGAAATTGAGGGTCTGGAATCCAATGGAGTTTCCTGCAATGGAAGAATATTGGTGTCTGATCGTGCCCATTTATTGTTTGATTTTCACCAAGTTGTAGACGGACTGAGAGAAGCAGAGCTTGTAAATTCCCTCATTGGAACAACAAAACGAGGGATTGGCCCATGCTATTCAAGCAAGGTTATTCGGAATGGTATAAAGGTCTGTGACCTGAGGCGCATGGATACTTTTGGCCAGAAGCTTGACATTTTATTGAGGGATGCTGCATCCAGATTTGAAGGATTCGAATATACTGCTGACATCCTTAACAAGGAGGTTGAGAGGTACAAGAGATTTGCAGAGAGGTTAGAACCACTTATTGCTGACACTGTTCAAGTAATAAATGATTCAATCTTGCAAAAGAAGAAAATACTTGTTGAAGGCAGTCAAGCAACCATGCTGGATATTGATTTTGGGACTTACCCATTCGTGACATCCTCAAACCCTTCAGCTGGTGGAATTTGCACAGGACTAGGGATAGCTCCAAAGAATCTGGGTGACCTTATTGGTGTTGTAAGTAGAATCATTCTTTTCAGCAACCTCCATGTGATGCATcgttctttctttttgtttttaaatttttgtacATTTATGTTATGCAGGTGAAAGCTTACACTACTAGGATTGGTTGTGGTCCTTTTCCAACTGAAATTCTGGGTAAAGATGGTGACCTTCTTAGAGTTGCTGGGATGGAGTTTGGAGCAACAAGTGGTCATCCTCGCCGCTGTGGCTGGCTTGATATAGTTGCATTAAACTATTCTTGCCAGATAAATGGCTTTTCGTCTCTCAATCTCTCCAAGCTTGACGTGCTATCTGAGTTTCCAGAAATCAAGCTTGGTATTTCCTATAGGCAAACAGATGGCAAAAAGCTTACATCATTCCCTGCAGATCTTTGTCTTCTTGAGCAAGCACAGGCAAGTTCTTTAGAGCATTACAGTTACCTTCTAAGTCATTTAGAAGTATCTGTGAATCTTTTTGTAGTTTGGCTAATTAATGCCTAGCTCTGGAAATACAATTATTCTTACTAGTTATGAACCACCTCTCAATCTTAAGTTGCCTGCTTTGATGTAGGTTGATTATGAAGTGCTGCCTGGGTGGAACACTGATATTTCATCTATCCGAAATTACAATGACCTTCCCTTAGCTGCTCGTCGGTATGTTGAGCGGATAGAACAGCTTGTCGGTGTTCCCATTCATTTCATCGGTATCGGACCAGGACGTGATGCCATCATTTGCAAATGACTTGAATCTAGCTACTACTTGCTGCTGCTTCTTCTAAAGCATATAGCAGCATCTCATCGATGAGTCTTTTCTTGTACGCTGGAGGTGCTAATCAGTTTGGATCTTAAACCCAAAAACAGGAGGTCAGGTTATGTAATCCACAATTGGTGTGATTATGCATTTTTAATTTAAGCTCCAGCTATTTACTTTATTTGATAAAATGCTAGTAGGTGCTTGAAAGCTTAATAATCTAAGCCTGATCGAGGAGATTTAAGTTGTCTGGAATGCTTGGTCATCTACTTTTACTTGAAAAAGAGAATGTTCACCTATTATTATAAACAAGACAGACATTGATGGATATTTGTATAGTGTCTTTTGTGCTTCCCAAAAATTAAGATCAAACTGCCCAAAGATTACGAATAAGTAAAACTCTCAACTAATAAAGATACTAATTTATAACATATACAGATGTTGTCTCATTTGATGGACAAAGAGGCCAACTTGTCACTATTTTAGAGTGCATTTGAACATATGAATGATACAGATTCTTATTAGCACCCTCTACTCTATTTATTGATATTTAGTTGATATATCACATATCTATACCCTCCACGTTCGATGTGCAGCACACACTAAGCTGACTAGTAAGATAAGTTTCATTCAGCAATCGTACATTTCGTTCAAGGATTTACTTCTACAAGCCAGTGAACCACTTGCAGAGGTCCTTTGCTTAATCTTCGACTTGCTTTTGCCTAACATGGACATTCTCCTGAAAACTTTCGACATTCTATTTGTATACTTCCTTTGCGAAGACCACCTTAGGGAACCAATGCAGTCACTCACCTGGCCAAAAGGATTCCTCCTCCTGAGGCTGTGCTTCAGCGATGCCAGTTCCTGCTCAAGTGCTTGCATTCTGAACCTTGTCGACTCGTACTCTACTTCAGAGTGTTCTGATCTTTGAACTAAGTGGTCTTCTAAAGGCACAGGAGTCGTCTCCTCCGGATCGTAAGGGCTTTGGTTCTTCGGCAGTTGGCATGTCGAGCTCGGGATGCTCCCGGAAAACACTCCGCACTGCATGTATCTGAAGGATTCTGAGCAGTCTTTGAGTGCTCGCTGCGTGTGCAATTGCTGAACAAAGAGTGCTTGGATTATGAGGCGCAGCGGCATCAGCTCATCCAAAACTGCCTGGATGCACGCCTCCTGCGACAACTTTTGACAGCTGATGCTGCTGCACAGCCTCGCCTTGTCTTCGTTGCACAGTCGAGGATGTGCCGACAAGTAGGCGTTGATTGCTTTGTAAAGATGGTCGTGAGTCTCTCTATCAGCCACGGGCACTGTGTGAATAAGTTGCATGAATCTATCAGTTCCGAGCTTTGGATCACCGGCGACTCGGCAGAGATACAGATCCCACAGCTTTGCCACAACCTCGGCATTCTCCGCGGCCTTGAACGCGACCCGGAATGTAACTATCTCCTCCATCGCTTTCAATTCTCGGCTAAATGCGACATCTTCCAGAACTCTGTTCTCGGGGAGGAGGAAGTCGTCCACTCGAGCCAGGTGCAGAAGACACGCAACGCAGTGCTGAAGGTTCACTCGTATGCCATCGCTCAAGTTGAGAGAAAGGGCCATGGAGAGCAGCGCGAAGTAGAAGGTGACGGGGACTATTTCGGCATTTCGATCGGGATCCTGTCTGCGGATCGGGAGCAGCTCGACGATCGCTTGCAAGATCGCAGACACTTTGTCATTTGTGTTAGCAGCGTGATCTGCTCCGTCTTCTTGCTCCCAGAACTTGTGCGTTTTCTTGGAGAGCACCCATTTGTTGGCGTAGAAGACGACGACGGGGCTCACGTACTtctccttcatgccttgccttctcAGAGATCGGATTATCCGCGCGAAGAAGTTGAAGGGGAGCGCGATGAGGTCCTTGATCCAGAGGTCGTGGCCGGCGAGCTCCTTGACGGCCTCGGGGTCCCAGGGCCGGTCGGAAAAGGTGCGGAGAGGGAGGACTGGCCGACCGCGCTTCTGCTCGGGGTCGAGGATCTCCATGCAGGCCATGAAGGCGAGGGACTCGACGCACCTGCTCACGATGAGGAGCTCCTCCGCCATGGGGAGCAGCGTGTGGCAGGTCTGGAGGACGATCAAGGTGTCGTCCCAGCTCTGGAGCACCACTTGGTTGAGGTACAAGTCGGCGGCCTCGCAGAGGTTGCCGGAGCCGTGGTCCTCGGTCATCTCTAGGAGCTCGGCGGCGCACCGCAGCGCCGCTACGTTGAAGGGGTCGAGGGGGAGCCTGGAGCCGTAGGCGAAGAGCGCTGCCATCTCGAACGCCTCCGGCCCACCGGGGAATTCCTGGTGCAATTCGACGGCGTTGGAGGCTCGCAATGCCTTCTTGAAGTAGCCACTTCTCGAGATCAACGGCGACTGCATGAATTAAAAGgatgaaaaaaaaatgcaagaaaaATAGAAGCCAAAGCTTGGCTAACCCTGTGCAGGTCGAAACTTTTGCCATGAACTCTAACGCAGATCGACGCCGGCAATCCTGTTTCTTGGACCCTAAAAAATGGCAGCAGAGAATTGGAACCGCAAGAAGCAGAACAACAGAAAGCAAAATGAGAAACGCGAGCGCGCGTGATTAATCACCATGCAAAGATCACTTTCTTCAGCAACTCTACCGGTTTGGGATTTGAGAATGGACTCGTCGCTGCGGGAGGAGGGCTGGATCTAGCACTCAAAGAATCCATGGCTGTGCGGGTTGGAGATGGATTTGGTGAAAAATCATGAGAATAAAAGGGACAAAGAAAAGAGATTAATGGATATCTAGAAAAAGAAGTGCTGGCGTTGACTGAGCTCGGAAGGCTTTGGAAGGGCACAAGTACAGTGGCTGAAGGCGCACGAACGGGGGGTTGAATCCGAGTTTTAAGGCTTGGAATTTGGGAGGGGATTTTGGAGAACCGTGGgctgaggaagctttgagaaatctcttatttgtttcgggcACACAGTTCGACGTATAATTCGTATACAATTGAGCGTACATGTGTTTTTAAATGCACCAGGGGTTTGTTTGCTTCGAGGGGTTCAAGGCCGGTTAATTTGAGGCATTTGTTTGGGCCTTCACAACGGCGGAGACGGCACGGCTTTGGAAAATCTGGGCAGCTCCTCCATCTTCCCCAATCGCACGGGGGAGGATTCATGAATTGCATGGGGTTTAGGAtttaatttagggtttagggcttgaGTAAAACTTCATGGACGCAAGTCGAGTTTCTGTAAGCTGAAAGTTAAAAAATGGTGCTCGGAATTCAAACTGGAAGTTTGACTTTGATGAGTAGGAATGTTGCTGCTTCCCTACTTCAGCTGTAAGGGGAATGAGTATAAAAATGAGGACTGATTTTTGATCAAATTGAATAATTTAAGTTGAgcagatttctgttaaggttGAGGACTGGAAGACGAAGACAATCTGGTTCTCGATATGCTTACCCTTAGGTTACCTACCTAACCTAAAGATGAATTTGTTATCTAACCCACATGTTGAGGCCTTAACTTCCCCTCCAACTCATCCCTCAAACTCATTCTTAATCGCACCTACTTTACATATCCAAGCTACTTCTTGTCAGAGTGATTTATATTAATGGCTGGTGAAAAAACGATTACTCCAGAATTAACCCGACATAAGTTGATCCCTCACACCcgctaaaaaaacaaaaaaaaaaaaatcatgtatgACACATGTTGAGTCCAATACCAAGCTTTAAAACgtgtattttttattattttttttcgttCCTTTTAAAATGATAAGAGCAACAATGCCTTCAGCCTCGATGCTCCATTACTACGTTAGAATTATAACACCCAAAAACCACTCAGAAAAGGGCCATGGACCTTTGCTGGGCCGACTGCCTTGCTGGGCCAAATTGAAAGTCTACGGCTACGCCAATGAACACTGACAGTCACGACTTTTTCAAAGCCAACGACCAATTCTTTCGATCACTCGAACAAGCAAGAACCGGAACAAACAAGATAAGTCAGAACTAAACAAATCGAACGACTTCTAATAATCAAACTTGACTTTGACTGAAAAGGAATGccgatattaaaaaaaaaaaatgcaagcaaACAGGCATGATTCCACGGCTACGAACGACGCACGCACCGACGTATTGCAAACCAAAATTAAAAGGCAACGAAGTCAAATCATATGTGCACTTGAGCAGAGATGTTTACTGGTATCGGTATGCATTCAGGCAATCCGGCGGGAAGAGATATGGGCAGCGTCTGCCGGCAGCGGGCGTGGCCGAGGCTGAGGCAGAGATGGCGGATGCAGGGCAGCGTTGTAGCTGTCGTCGTCGAGGAAGAGAAAGAACGGGTCCCTGAGGAGCTCGGAGGCGGAAGGGCGAGCACGGGGTTTGGCGAGGCACCGCTCGATGAAGGCCTTGACTTCGGGGTCCTTGACCTTGTCCATGGCCGCCGGTCGCAGACCGGCGGTCACCTTCCTGTAGATCTTGGCGACGCTGTCGCACTCGCTGTAGGGGATCTCGCGCGTCACCATCTCCAGCACGCACATCCCGAACGAGTAGATGTCTACCAGCTCCGTGTAGTCCTCCTCGTACAGCTCCGGCGCCATGAACTCCGGTGTGCCAAGAATCGAGTGTGCAGCGTGGCTCTTCCCCACGATCGCCGCTAGCCCAAGATCCCCTATCTTCACCTGCAAAACGCGATAAGTCGTTAAATAAAAAACTGATCTATAATTTTCACTGACAAAATCATCCAGAAaaagattcttttttttttttgtctattttgTGCAGAAATTGAGGAAATGGATAAATTGTTGGAGGACAACAATGGGGAATTTCTTAAGATTAAATTATATGAGATTAGATCGAATAGAAGGGTGATTTCGAAGGCGATAAGAACCTGGCCGATGTTGCCATTGATGAACACGTTGGAACAGTTGAGGTCGCGGTGGATGATGCATGGTTCGTGGTTGTGCAGATAGTCGAGCCCCATCAGTATCTGGCGCGACCATTTCTTGAGAGCCTTGATCGAAACCTGGCGATGTCGCTTCCGATACTCACGGAGGTTGCCGGAGGTGCAGACCTCGGTGATGAAGTTAAGCGTGTTACCCTCGTCGTCCGTCCACACGTTGTAGAGCGTAATGATGTTCTCGTGCCGCAGCGACCGCAGCAGTCGCACCTCGGCAAACAGCCGGTCCATCATCGGCTGATCCTCCCTGAAGATCCTGAGCTTCACCTGGTTCCACGCCACTTCGATGCCCTCCTCCTGATCGAATCCACGGTACACCCGCTTCACGGCACCTGCGCCCAACAAATCGTCGTATCTCCCGTACCGCCCAGTGGGATCAATCTCCACGAACGGCTCCGCATCTTTGTCCGCCGGATCGGGCCTAACGCACGGCATGCTCGAACAAAAAGATCCAAAAACTCTGCGCTGACGGACAAAAAAGACACCGATCAAATATCCTGAAACCGTAAGTCGATTAAAACCCGAATCCCTAGCACAAAATCCATACCTCGACAAAAAGAATACCCCGAACAAAAAGACGGCGATCAGATGAAGACCAAGAGGAAACAGATCACGAGAAAATAGGAAGTCCTCGATTCCTTGAGATACAAGTTCGTCAGAGCCATGGAAGTTGCAATCAGCAGCCTGCAAAATCCCAaccgaaaaaaaatatattaatatcaGAAAGAACAAGATCGCGGGTTTAGATCAGAACCCTAGAAAGAAGCACAAGAAGGGAGGATTGGGATCCGAACCGATGGGGTTTGAATCGATCCCGCGGCGACGGCGGAGGGATCCAAACGAAGGCGGAGAGATCGAAGGAAGCTTCCGGCCGTGCACTCGCCGATGAAGAGGCGGAAGAGAAATCGGCAACATGGGGGAAAGAGGGGGGCTCAGATGGTGGCGGTATTTATAGGGCAGGCGCAGGTTCGGAGCTCGCCTCGAGGACTATCTCCgaaatttcttattttttttctgaccgttttatttaattttcttcctcCACGAAATttccttttttcaaaaaataaaaataaaattaactatTGTAAACGTCATCGAATACTTTTTAAGCTATGttcatttaaaatatatttattttatttattaaattattattttaattaaattatcattatatatatatgtaattattattattatagaaattaatcattagtttttaataatcaaataatataaaaaaattttaaaccgtTCCTATTAAATGAAATATCCATTTGACTTTAATTAAAAATGAGAATGATTTCATTAAgctcttttaatttttatctaaTAAAATAATTAGTCTTAAAAAAACCatttaattttatgaaaataaaataaaatacaattacTCATTACTCGATTGGAAAGTTTCCGTGGCCCCTACTACATGAGTGGGAAGGTGATGCTGAGCT is from Zingiber officinale cultivar Zhangliang chromosome 7B, Zo_v1.1, whole genome shotgun sequence and encodes:
- the LOC122006518 gene encoding adenylosuccinate synthetase, chloroplastic-like yields the protein MPLSSLAVHPAVPVALRGRGSGRIWSCFGPSSFSPYDDLRWRRRVAAAADAARTVAPVAALAAVEAVDRGDAMDRVASLSQVAAVLGTQWGDEGKGKLVDILAKSFDVVARCQGGANAGHTIYNAEGKKFVFQLVPSGILNEETLCVIGNGVVVHLPGLFKEIEGLESNGVSCNGRILVSDRAHLLFDFHQVVDGLREAELVNSLIGTTKRGIGPCYSSKVIRNGIKVCDLRRMDTFGQKLDILLRDAASRFEGFEYTADILNKEVERYKRFAERLEPLIADTVQVINDSILQKKKILVEGSQATMLDIDFGTYPFVTSSNPSAGGICTGLGIAPKNLGDLIGVVKAYTTRIGCGPFPTEILGKDGDLLRVAGMEFGATSGHPRRCGWLDIVALNYSCQINGFSSLNLSKLDVLSEFPEIKLGISYRQTDGKKLTSFPADLCLLEQAQVDYEVLPGWNTDISSIRNYNDLPLAARRYVERIEQLVGVPIHFIGIGPGRDAIICK
- the LOC122006519 gene encoding BTB/POZ domain-containing protein At5g48130-like; translated protein: MDSLSARSSPPPAATSPFSNPKPVELLKKVIFAWVQETGLPASICVRVHGKSFDLHRSPLISRSGYFKKALRASNAVELHQEFPGGPEAFEMAALFAYGSRLPLDPFNVAALRCAAELLEMTEDHGSGNLCEAADLYLNQVVLQSWDDTLIVLQTCHTLLPMAEELLIVSRCVESLAFMACMEILDPEQKRGRPVLPLRTFSDRPWDPEAVKELAGHDLWIKDLIALPFNFFARIIRSLRRQGMKEKYVSPVVVFYANKWVLSKKTHKFWEQEDGADHAANTNDKVSAILQAIVELLPIRRQDPDRNAEIVPVTFYFALLSMALSLNLSDGIRVNLQHCVACLLHLARVDDFLLPENRVLEDVAFSRELKAMEEIVTFRVAFKAAENAEVVAKLWDLYLCRVAGDPKLGTDRFMQLIHTVPVADRETHDHLYKAINAYLSAHPRLCNEDKARLCSSISCQKLSQEACIQAVLDELMPLRLIIQALFVQQLHTQRALKDCSESFRYMQCGVFSGSIPSSTCQLPKNQSPYDPEETTPVPLEDHLVQRSEHSEVEYESTRFRMQALEQELASLKHSLRRRNPFGQVSDCIGSLRWSSQRKYTNRMSKVFRRMSMLGKSKSKIKQRTSASGSLACRSKSLNEMYDC
- the LOC122006520 gene encoding probable serine/threonine-protein kinase WNK11, whose translation is MPCVRPDPADKDAEPFVEIDPTGRYGRYDDLLGAGAVKRVYRGFDQEEGIEVAWNQVKLRIFREDQPMMDRLFAEVRLLRSLRHENIITLYNVWTDDEGNTLNFITEVCTSGNLREYRKRHRQVSIKALKKWSRQILMGLDYLHNHEPCIIHRDLNCSNVFINGNIGQVKIGDLGLAAIVGKSHAAHSILGTPEFMAPELYEEDYTELVDIYSFGMCVLEMVTREIPYSECDSVAKIYRKVTAGLRPAAMDKVKDPEVKAFIERCLAKPRARPSASELLRDPFFLFLDDDSYNAALHPPSLPQPRPRPLPADAAHISSRRIA